The Aureispira anguillae genome contains a region encoding:
- a CDS encoding outer membrane protein assembly factor BamD — MLKQRGILISSLLVIVLLFSSCKSSYEKLRLSSDNDLKLTKAFEFYEAGEWLKAQYLLEDLIGHVRLTEKAEKVYFYYAYTHYHLKNYSFASYYFKQFSSTFPNGVYAEEALFMSADSYYKLSPNFRLTQEDTESGIEGLQVFVNTYPESEKVAASNERIDELRAKLELKAFDSAKGYYKRKHYKAATHTFKNLLIDYPDTKEGEYIRYMVIRSTFKYAQQSILSKQIERYEETALACVNFKKRHGESKYIKEVDTIYESANNKIKKIRNEH; from the coding sequence ATGCTAAAACAGAGAGGAATATTAATTAGTAGTTTGTTAGTGATCGTATTGTTATTTTCGAGTTGCAAAAGTAGTTATGAAAAACTGCGTTTATCAAGTGACAACGATCTAAAACTAACCAAAGCTTTTGAATTTTATGAAGCGGGAGAATGGCTTAAAGCTCAATATTTGTTAGAAGATCTAATTGGACATGTCCGTTTGACAGAAAAAGCAGAAAAAGTATATTTTTATTATGCTTACACGCATTATCATCTAAAAAATTACTCTTTTGCGTCTTATTATTTTAAGCAATTTTCATCAACGTTTCCCAATGGAGTTTATGCTGAAGAGGCTTTATTTATGAGTGCAGATTCATACTATAAATTATCGCCCAACTTTAGGCTGACCCAAGAAGATACAGAAAGTGGTATTGAAGGCTTACAAGTTTTTGTTAATACTTATCCTGAAAGCGAAAAAGTCGCTGCTTCGAATGAAAGAATTGATGAATTGCGAGCTAAATTGGAGCTAAAAGCATTTGATAGTGCCAAAGGGTATTACAAACGTAAACACTACAAAGCTGCTACGCATACCTTCAAGAACTTATTAATAGACTATCCTGATACCAAAGAAGGAGAATATATACGGTATATGGTTATCCGTTCAACGTTTAAATATGCTCAACAATCTATTTTGTCAAAACAAATTGAACGTTACGAAGAAACCGCTTTAGCTTGTGTGAATTTCAAAAAAAGACACGGAGAAAGCAAGTATATTAAGGAAGTTGATACTATTTACGAATCTGCCAACAACAAAATCAAAAAAATACGCAATGAACATTAA